One window of the Solanum stenotomum isolate F172 chromosome 11, ASM1918654v1, whole genome shotgun sequence genome contains the following:
- the LOC125844490 gene encoding two-component response regulator ARR22-like, whose amino-acid sequence MSSSASSSKGKRKLNAVKKLSVLIVANDDISQNSYILCLQKFGVETLGVRNGFMAFNIHDKTQMSFDLILMSYTIPIMDGIEATKKLRSMEITTMIVGITTPDDNEEYRKKFMEAGLDECYEKPLTKEILQSLVEKISNKV is encoded by the exons ATGTCTTCAAGTGCTTCATCTTCAAAGGGAAAGAGAAAGTTGAATGCGGTGAAAAAACTAAGTGTACTTATTGTGGCAAATGATGatatatctcaaaattcatatatattatgtcTTCAAAAGTTTGGAGTGGAGACATTAGGAGTAAGAAATGGATTTATGGCATTCAATATTCATGATAAAACACAAATGAGTTTTGATTTAATCCTGATGAGCTATACTATTCCTATTATGGATGGTATCGAG GCAACAAAAAAGCTTCGATCGATGGAGATTACAACGATGATTGTGGGAATAACAACTCCAGATGATAATGAAGAATATCGCAAAAAATTTATGGAAGCTGGGCTTGATGAATGCTATGAGAAGCCATTAACAAAGGAGATACTTCAGAGCCTTGTTGAGAAAATTTCTAACAAAGTTTAA
- the LOC125843836 gene encoding abscisic-aldehyde oxidase-like, which yields MEETQKKGNLVFAVNGERFELPYVDPSTTLLEFLRSETCFKSPKLGCGEGGCGACVVLISKYDPKFKKVEDFSVSSCLTLLCSLNGCSITTSEGLGNTRDGFHSIHERFAGFHASQCGFCTPGLCMSLFSALVNADKGNKPDPPPGFSRLTSSEAENAISGNLCRCTGYRPIADACKTFAADIDIEDLGFNSFWKKGDSKEIKVSKLPPYDQTKNFSTYPEFLKSESATNLDSSKYPWYSPVSIEELWSLLNFNVTVNRASFKLVVGNTGTGYYKETQRYDHYVDLRHIPELSIIKRDQTGIEVGATVTISKFISVLKEESNINLGSYGKLVSQKLADHMEKIASPFVRNSASVGGNLVMAQKNGFPSDIATLILGLSATVSLMTSHGLENLTWEELLSRPPLDSKTVLLSVCIPFKKDQSSHQTHSTFLFETYRAAPRPHGNALAYVNAAFQADVAHSKNGVLINNIHLAFGAYGTKHATRAKKVEEFLTGKLLSVHVLYEALKLVKLAVVPEDGTLHPEYRSSLAVSYAFEFLYPLTDVHSSISGGLLDGINDISDEEVSESSNNGCISQGRKQTLLSSSKQVVEFSTEYSPVGEPLKKIQAAMQAAGEAVYVDDIPSPPNCLHGAFIYSTKPLVGIKGIQLEPNHLTDTAIITYKDIPTGGANVGAVSPFGSEPLFAEDLSRCAGDRIAFVVADSQRSADVAATTALIEYDTTNVDSPILTVEEAVEKSSFIQVPPPFQPAQIGDFSKGMAEADQKILSAELRFGSEYHFYLEAQTALAIPDEDNCMVVYTSSQCPENAQSMIARCLGVPAHNIRVITRRLGGAFGGKFVKAMTVSTACALAAYKLRRPVRMYVNRNSDMIMTGGRHPMKVTYSVGFKSSGKITALHLDILINAGITVDMSPIIPSYLINTLKKYNWGALSFDIQLCKTNLTSKTIMRGPGEVQGSYIAEAIIEHVASLLSIEVDSVRNENAHTFESLKLFYGNIVAEGEYTLPSILDKLAVSSSFFQRSKMIEQFNQKNTWKKRGISRVPAVYHATQRPTPGKVSILQDGSIVVEVGGVEVGQGLWTKVRQMTAYALGSIESSWAEDLVEKVRVIQADTLSVVQGGPTNGSTTSESSCAAVKLCCNILVERLIPLKKQLQGKNGSVDWPTLILQAQKQSINLAANSYYVPEFLNYLTFGAAVSEVEIDVLTGETTILQSDVIYDCGQSLNPAVDLGQIEGSFVQGIGFFMNEEYLTNEEGLMVSNSTWTYKIPTIDTIPQNFNVHLVNSGHHEQRVLSSKTSGEPPLFLAASVHCATRAAIRAAREQLKRWDKLDESVSEFYLDVPAILPVVKTQCGLDYAEKFLETLLARPPTCFK from the exons GTGGTTGTGGAGCTTGTGTTGTTCTGATCTCAAAGTATGATCCGAAGTTTAAAAAAGTGGAAGATTTTAGTGTGAGTTCGTGCCTTACACTTCTTTGTAGTTTAAATGGTTGTTCAATTACTACAAGTGAAGGCCTTGGGAACACCAGAGATGGTTTTCACTCTATTCATGAAAGGTTTGCCGGTTTCCATGCTTCTCAATGCGGCTTTTGCACTCCTGGCCTGTGTATGTCACTTTTCTCAGCTCTCGTCAACGCTGATAAAGGAAACAAACCCGATCCTCCACCAGGATTCTCTAGGCTTACTTCATCTGAAGCTGAAAATGCCATCTCGGGAAACCTTTGTCGGTGCACTGGCTACCGGCCCATTGCTGATGCCTGCAAGACTTTTGCTGCTGATATTGATATAGAGGATTTGGGgttcaattctttttggaaaaAGGGCGACTCCAAGGAAATTAAAGTAAGTAAATTACCTCCCTATGATCAAACCAAGAATTTTAGTACATATCCTGAGTTCTTGAAAAGTGAATCTGCCACGAATTTGGACTCCTCAAAGTACCCTTGGTACAGTCCTGTTTCCATTGAGGAGCTATGGAGCTTGTTGAACTTCAATGTGACGGTAAATCGTGCAAGCTTTAAACTCGTCGTTGGTAATACTGGCACAGGTTATTATAAGGAAACTCAGCGATATGATCATTATGTTGATCTCAGACACATTCCTGAACTCTCAATCATCAAAAGAGATCAGACAGGCATTGAAGTTGGAGCAACTGTGACTATCTCTAAATTCATTTCAGTCTTGAAAGAGGAAAGTAATATAAATTTGGGTTCATATGGGAAGTTGGTATCCCAAAAATTGGCTGACCACATGGAGAAGATTGCTTCACCATTTGTTAGAAACTCTGCTAGTGTGGGAGGAAATTTGGTTATGGCACAGAAGAATGGTTTTCCTTCTGATATCGCTACATTAATTCTCGGGCTTTCTGCTACTGTTAGCTTGATGACCAGTCATGGACTTGAAAACCTCACATGGGAGGAGTTATTATCAAGACCACCACTAGACTCAAAGACTGTGCTTCTAAGTGTTTGCATCCCATTTAAGAAAGATCAAAGTTCTCACCAAACTCATTCTACATTTTTGTTTGAAACCTATCGAGCTGCTCCACGACCTCACGGGAATGCATTGGCATATGTTAATGCTGCGTTCCAGGCTGACGTTGCTCACAGCAAGAACGGCGTCCTGATAAACAATATCCATTTGGCGTTTGGGGCTTATGGCACAAAACATGCAACAAGGGCTAAAAAGGTAGAAGAATTTCTAACGGGGAAACTGTTGAGTGTACATGTTTTGTATGAAGCACTTAAATTAGTCAAACTAGCGGTGGTACCGGAAGATGGCACTTTACACCCTGAGTACAGATCAAGCTTGGCCGTCAGTTATGCTTTTGAGTTTCTTTATCCCTTAACTGATGTTCATTCTTCTATTTCTGGTGGTTTACTTGATGGAATCAATGACATCTCAGATGAGGAAGTTTCGGAAAGTAGTAATAATGGTTGCATTAGTCAGGGGAGAAAACAAACACTACTATCTTCTTCTAAGCAGGTTGTGGAGTTTAGTACGGAGTACTCTCCAGTAGGTGAACCGTTGAAGAAGATCCAAGCTGCCATGCAAGCTGCTG gTGAAGCTGTTTATGTAGATGACATTCCTTCACCACCAAACTGCTTGCATGGAGCATTTATCTACAGTACAAAACCATTAGTTGGTATCAAGGGAATCCAGCTTGAGCCTAATCATTTAACAGACACCGCCATAATTACTTACAAAGATATCCCAACAGGAGGGGCAAATGTAGGAGCTGTTTCACCATTTGGCTCCGAGCCCTTATTTGCTGAAGATCTCTCCCGTTGTGCTGGTGACAGAATTGCATTTGTG GTTGCTGACAGTCAGAGGTCTGCTGATGTGGCTGCAACAACAGCCCTCATTGAATACGACACTACAAATGTAGATTCGCCCATTTTAACTGTTGAGGAAGCTGTTGAGAAATCTAGTTTTATCCAAGTCCCTCCACCTTTTCAGCCTGCACAGATTGGCGATTTCTCAAAAGGAATGGCTGAAGCTGATCAAAAAATTCTCTCTGCTGAG TTAAGATTCGGTTCCGAGTACCATTTTTATCTGGAGGCACAGACTGCCCTCGCAATTCCAGATGAAGACAATTGCATGGTTGTTTATACTTCAAGCCAGTGCCCTGAGAATGCACAGAGTATGATTGCCCGTTGTCTTGGTGTTCCTGCACACAATATCCGCGTAATTACAAGAAGGCTTGGAGGCGCCTTTGGGGGCAAGTTTGTCAAAGCAATGACT GTTTCCACGGCCTGTGCACTAGCAGCATACAAGTTAAGAAGACCTGTCAGGATGTATGTCAACCGGAACAGTGACATGATAATGACGGGAGGACGACACCCGATGAAAGTAACATACAGTGTAGGATTCAAGTCGAGCGGAAAGATCACAGCATTACATCTTGATATTTTGATAAATGCTGGGATCACAGTTGATATGAGCCCCATCATACCATCATATCTGATAAatacactaaaaaaatataattgggGTGCCTTATCTTTTGATATACAACTATGCAAGACAAATCTCACCAGCAAAACGATCATGCGGGGTCCTGGGGAGGTGCAAGGATCCTATATCGCCGAAGCTATAATAGAGCATGTCGCAAGTTTACTGTCGATTGAGGTGGATTCAGTCAGAAATGAGAATGCTCATACATTTGAAAGCCTTAAGTTATTCTATGGTAACATTGTAGCAGAAGGAGAATATACATTGCCTAGTATCCTGGATAAGTTGGCAGTGTCGTCGAGCTTTTTCCAACGAAGCAAGATGATAGAACAGTTCAACCAGAAAAACACATGGAAGAAAAGGGGTATTTCTCGAGTGCCAGCTGTGTACCATGCTACGCAACGACCGACACCAGGAAAAGTCAGTATTCTGCAAGATGGATCAATTGTTGTGGAGGTTGGGGGAGTTGAAGTTGGCCAAGGGCTATGGACAAAGGTTAGACAGATGACTGCCTATGCTCTCGGTTCAATCGAAAGTAGTTGGGCTGAAGACCTTGTGGAGAAAGTACGAGTCATACAAGCAGACACCTTAAGTGTAGTGCAAGGTGGGCCAACGAATGGAAGCACTACATCGGAATCAAGCTGTGCAGCTGTTAAACTTTGCTGTAATATCTTGGTTGAAAGATTGATCCCTCTAAAGAAACAGTTGCAGGGAAAAAATGGTTCTGTTGATTGGCCAACGCTGATTCTCCAG GCACAAAAACAATCAATAAACTTAGCAGCAAATTCTTATTATGTGCCAGaattcttgaattatttgacCTTCGGCGCTGCTGTCAGTGAG GTGGAGATAGATGTTCTGACTGGAGAGACTACCATTTTGCAGTCGGATGTTATTTACGACTGCGGACAGAGCTTGAATCCAGCTGTTGATTTGGGACAG ATTGAAGGTTCTTTTGTACAAGGAATCGGATTTTTCATGAACGAAGAATATCTTACAAATGAAGAAGGGTTAATGGTCTCAAATAGCACTTGGACATACAAGATCCCAACTATTGACACCATACCCCAGAATTTCAATGTTCATCTCGTAAACAGTGGACATCACGAACAACGTGTTCTTTCATCCAAAA CATCTGGTGAACCACCGCTGTTTCTGGCAGCTTCGGTCCATTGTGCAACAAGAGCAGCCATTAGAGCAGCACGCGAACAGCTCAAACGTTGGGACAAGCTCGACGAGTCTGTTTCAGAATTCTATCTAGATGTCCCTGCAATATTACCAGTTGTGAAGACACAGTGTGGCCTGGATTATGCAGAGAAGTTCTTAGAAACTTTGTTGGCTCGGCCACCAACGTGTTTCAAATGA